DNA from Candidatus Paceibacterota bacterium:
TATCCGCACTGGTTGAAAAGGGATTCAAAGAGATAATCCTTCTGGGACAGAATGTGAACAGCTACTGCGGCAAAGTCGAAAGTCCCCTGCCTGCCGGCAGGCAGGGAAAGTCGAAAGTCGAAAGTGGGAATTTCATAATCGAAGAAATAGAACAATGTGACGACGAAACAATTGATTTTCCCGCCTTACTGCGAATGATCAACAACATCCCGGGTGACTTCTGGATCAGATTCCTGACCAGCCACCCAAAAGATATAACGGAAGAACTTATAAGGACCGTTTCGAAATGCGATAAGTGCACGGAATATATGCACCTTGCGCTCCAGTCCGGAGACGATGATATCCTTTCAAAAATGAACAGGAAATATACCGCAAAACATTTCCTCGCACTCACCGATCTCATCAGGATATATATGCCGGGCGCCGCCATTACAACAGACGTGATCATCGGCTTTCCCGGTGAAACAAAGAAACAATTCATGCGAACGGCTGATGTTATGAAAAAGGCCAGATTTGACATGGTCTATATCAACAAATACTCCCCCCGCGAAGGCACCGCTAGCGCGAAACTGCCAAATGATGTTCCCCTGGAAGAGAAAAAACGCAGGGAAAAAGTACTGACAAAAATACTGGAAAAGACTGCGCTCGCGAACAATAAAAGATATATAGGCAAAACCATCGATGTTTTGGTTGAAAAAGTCGATGACAAATATATCTATGGCAGATCGCGCACTTTCAAAAACGTGAGGATCTCTTTGGCTTGCCCTCCCGAGATGGAGCAAAGCGCCGAAGAATATCACAACAGTTTCAAAATGCTATGCGGCAATTTCATCTCCATCAAGATCGCCATCGCCGACTCATGGGGATTAGAAGGAAAACTGACATCGTAAAAAAGTATAAATCCCCTCTTGAGAGGGGTGGGGGTGTGTGAATTTAGAATGTGCAATCAATTTTAAATGTCTAAATTTTTAATTTTTGCATACATCCCGAAATGTCATCCCAAACCATGTCATCCTGAGCTTACTCGCCTCGCTGTCAGCCTATGGCGAAGCGGGCCGGTAGGCAGGGGCCAGCGGTGTGTGAATTTAGAATGTGTAATCAATTTTCAATGACCAATTTTCAATTTTTATATATAAAAAATAATCTGAAGCTTGCGAGAATCCGCCAGCCGGCGGAGACGAAGCAATCCCAAGACTATGCCGAATAAATCTGTATAATAACGCATAATTTGCATAGTATCGGGATTGCCGCGGTTCTGCTGAACCTCGCAATGACATGCGATATTGGGACTTTTTCAACAAGAACTAAATATACAAACAATAGTTCTTGCGGGAAGATCCTGAAATAAATTCTGAGCCTGCCCTGAACTTGTTTCAGGGATGACAACGTCACATTTAATCGATATCATATAAATCTAAACTTTATTGCATTTTTGTAAGGACGGGTCGCAACCATTTTTTTAGTATTTACTACTATAAAAAAACAAGCTTATGCTTGTATGTATTCTTTCCAGTAAACCGAATACACTGCTTATTCTCGGGGATATTTCTTAAAATATCAAGATTTTCTTCCTTCATCCTCTTTGGGAGATATGATGGATCTCTT
Protein-coding regions in this window:
- a CDS encoding MiaB/RimO family radical SAM methylthiotransferase; the protein is MKYYIKTYGCQMNKSDSERISALLESAHMEKASEESEADLVVLNICSVRQTAIDRIFGNMKKYNKIKKHKPDFKTVITGCVLEKDKNKFKGMFDLVIDIKEIDRIFERLGIAIDKDRLSGMESYFNIDSKHQSKITAYVPIMTGCNNFCSYCVVPYTRGREYSRPVEEIISEISALVEKGFKEIILLGQNVNSYCGKVESPLPAGRQGKSKVESGNFIIEEIEQCDDETIDFPALLRMINNIPGDFWIRFLTSHPKDITEELIRTVSKCDKCTEYMHLALQSGDDDILSKMNRKYTAKHFLALTDLIRIYMPGAAITTDVIIGFPGETKKQFMRTADVMKKARFDMVYINKYSPREGTASAKLPNDVPLEEKKRREKVLTKILEKTALANNKRYIGKTIDVLVEKVDDKYIYGRSRTFKNVRISLACPPEMEQSAEEYHNSFKMLCGNFISIKIAIADSWGLEGKLTS